DNA from Athene noctua chromosome Z, bAthNoc1.hap1.1, whole genome shotgun sequence:
CTGTGCTGATTGACTTGGTGGTTTAGAATCCAAGAGCTGACTTGGCTGCTCTCCAGCTCTGTTTGATAATGGTTCTTAAAGAGGAAATGCCTAATAGATGCTTGTGAATGAATTAGTTTCCTCTctgagtttgttttccttttttcctttacacAGGTCTCTCAGGCAGCTGCAGAACTCCAGCAGTACTGTATGCAAAATGCCTGCAAAGATGCCTTGCTTGTTGGGGTTCCTGCAGGGAGCAATCCCTTTCGAGAACCCCGATCCTGTGCTCTACTCTGAAATCAGGTAATAAAGTCACAGATTCTGTGCTAACAACTCTGATTGGAAACTCAAGCCATAGGAGGGACGAAGGCACATGGTGGTAGTTGTTTGAATGTCAACTTCTTGGTAGCAAACTGTTCCTCGCTTCCTGCTGGCTctacaatttgttttcttttcttttaggtGTGGCAATTGAAGCATGTCTCTTTCCTACAGCTCTTTCTATGAGTGTTTTGTTTATGAGTCGGTTTTTTGCTTACTTGGTTGGGGTTTGTGTTTGAGCAGCTCTAGGGGTAGTTAACAGTGTCCAAGAAAATATTGTCATGTGACACACAGCTGCGTTTGACACAGCCAGACATAAAAACCAGTCATGTACCCAGCCTGAAGAAGTGAGACAAAGCTGTGGCAGTTGCATGTGTTTGATGACTAGCTCACAGCATAAACAAGAACCTTGTTAAAAGACATTTTGTCTTGAATGTCATATTGCAGTTTACTTGGCTGTGTCTGCCCTTAGACTCTTTCTGTTGTTACTGTTGGTACAGCACCAGAAGCGGtggaagcagagaggagctgaggCCATGCGCAATCACATCCTTTGTAACCTATTTTAGCACAGGTGTAAAGGAAGAGATACTCCCTAAACTCTGCTTGCCTTAGCTCTCTGCTTTGCTTGTACCTGCATAACACCTGCAGGGTGGGGGGGTGACCATCCAGTGTCTGCAGGTCTTTGGGATCCAGTTCCATGATTCCCACTCTTCTCTCTCACATTTGTCACACACGTATCAGTGattgcagcaggaggaagaaaggcCGTGTGTGCTAGCAGTCTTGGGCAGGATCACACAGTAACTTTTGTtggaaaatcttatttcttctgtATGATGAATGTGGAATTAGGATATTGAGAAGGGcttacttttctttaaaagaaaaaataaaaacagctaaTGAGCTGAAAAAACTGCAGAGGAAGAGCCATGGaattctgttctttctttgaCAGTGCTATCAAATTGAAAACGAATGTTTGCTTTCAGGGCAGAATTTAAACTATAAAGTACTTGTGATATCTTCCCCTTCCCACTGTCAGGGTTCCGGAGATTGCAGCTGTGCTTGTGCCTCATCAGTAGTGTGGTTTTGATTGTTGCTATGTAGGTTTGACAAAACAGGATTGAACCTTAAGAGAGAACTGAGCATGAGAtgctcttctggaaaaaaacttgGCAGGGGGAGGAAGCACAAGCAGAAGATTTTCTTAATTTAGGTGCTACCCTTAATTGTTCCTGCAAATAAGATAAAACTGATAGAGACTGTTGCATGTGTTCTTCTGTTATTGAAGCAGCCTTTCTATGTTTTCTtcgtgtctctgtgtgtgtatgtttttctAGGATTCAAGTTTGATTGCATCGTCCAGACAGGATACAAAATACTTTCTCAAACGAGTTTGATGGTTAATTTTTGATACGTTTTGATACGTTTAGAAATGCATAGCTCAGCCCAAGATGTCACTAGTCATCTTTTGCTGATAGATCAATTATCTAGTTCATTATTACTATGTTATCTTAGGATCATAAAAAATGAGAGCAAAGTTTCAAAGCCAGTTACTGTCCTGGTTCtgctaggataaggttaagtttccccagcagagagggggaagggatctccatccgggttattcataccatgctgatgtcaggtccggcaaCAGTgagggaacttttttcctttgtggctttgtttGCGGGGGgcatggggctgtctgtatccattgcggtatttctctgtatatcttttgtcttgtttactgttattgctgtttattgttgctatcattgctactgttgttgttcagattgtttatcacactgttgtattaaatttcttcttattttaacccg
Protein-coding regions in this window:
- the GNG10 gene encoding guanine nucleotide-binding protein G(I)/G(S)/G(O) subunit gamma-10, which translates into the protein MSSGGSLSTMQRLVEQLKLEAAVERIKVSQAAAELQQYCMQNACKDALLVGVPAGSNPFREPRSCALL